From the Streptococcus sp. 29887 genome, one window contains:
- a CDS encoding MucBP domain-containing protein translates to MQRAKKKSFDWYGMKQHFSIRKYHFGAASVLLGMSLAMGAGAQAAKAETTAATSEPTTATTTSASSTEASVAVTPSSTTETTATVASTTTETSATEVAPVTTTEVVATVERSATINYIVNYVLEDGTLVNAVVKSATVTTTDTTAKTTVEVVAELPEGYELATGQASTVSQEVTEAGENLVTVKLVKKAATTKATTTPTSPTATATKTATETATPVATTPVTVAEAKVVLEQNISEAEVLSNEASRLYTASPEGNESLKTAADATKLAATEAVTVLKDSVATLENVNEQINAVRTNVEALALELRKFLGTEDIQVLLAATSTNLQNVGDGDGILIETGTTATPDMSDPNGASVTSKVSGSLKATEVADYLTIQYTPVAYFDAVAPVYTPFKENGGQSTGGAYFRTSVNPTDLYGKLLVELVANDGTVVETKKVEPNTAVEFDYFKTTHGAGYPFVYTYDPDYDSKDMFGVIRIQWAYNTMSAVSQKLIRPTTNTTVYKTEDGQQLATYTVLTTPDLNTTPSEKREFAGYTYKETTTTTSNVVLVPSEPYVEVTRFATSGVQFKTIVEAVGTDGTIKKTYYIADPNYTGTQSYTDTNLDGFLPILVTDDMPVGTVNTNLKLLPSLLTSGYEVYRVDASTEKIYKDKEGDKQPTPVRGTLITDPAELDFSTLTSTSQWFHIKFNEKQDGTLAFIRVRPAALGNASRMTFEYDTRDTAGATTDTSNWEEGQDFGVRPRSWNGMHHTISLNNNAQTVTETTHIYTPVPQEAIIRYQVEGATDFLEDSGTLTGNPGTDITYSTEDTINKYKKLGYELVSDNFTTDAGQDYDYDSDKLQEFLVVIKPRVVDVPKTVVPGEPVDPTDPNSPVWPATLENLEATQEVTRTVEYKYEDGSPVLVDTAGNVLPKGSTEGTPFVKTETVTFTRPAQVNLVTGDIIYGEWGADTTDTLKGNVLPQVPGYTASRTTLEGADAPMTETINAKTVTATDADINEVVYFAENPKYGDVVVNYVNTDGKVIATPVVDTNDALVGTDYSTADQVPEKIIEDATGDVYYYKEIQAGSNETGTVVEGTTEVTYVYEKAGDVVIKYVDVNGLELQAPVADTTDGKPGSDYNTAEGTEKPATITSDGKVYALVPAGDYPVGTVAADSNLASGATPTGTVEAGVAKEVTYVYQEVKSDVVVEYYDTEGNPISGTETGNATSVVDTEDASVGTAYNTDDKKPATITAADGTVYYYKEVKDTSAPTTGKVAETTTTVQYVYEKAGSVNVNYVDVNGTEIKADVLDVENGQPGSNYDTLADNRPDTIVAKDGKTYKLVPAGDYPVGTVAADSNLASGDAPTGAVEAGVTKEVTYVYKEVKGNVIVNYVDENGKPIAGITDAGTETASTVEDTPESSTGTEYNTTDLRPNTITTADGKIYKLVPSAIPANETGKVVEGTTEVTYVYELVKGDVVVHYVDTEGNTIAKDVTDTKVSDTGTAYDTTDNKPAKITAEDGTVYYILPQDEVQAGSAPETGKVVEGTTEVTYVYQKAGNVVVNYTLADGTVIKAPVNDETNQEPGYDYNTTDNKPETITTADGKVYKLVPAATIGNETGDVEAGKTIEVTYIYEEVKSDVVVEYYNTAGEVIAATVVDEDDKSVGTVYNTDEDNRPETITTADGTVYYYKEVKDTSAPTTGKVAETTTTVQYVYEQAGNVVVNYIAEDGTVIKQPVNDETNAKPGTEYSTTDNKPTTITTEDGKTYELIPTATIGTEEGTVESGKTTEVTYVYKEVKGSVVVNYVTTDGTVLQAPVTDTPETSTGTDYDTTDNKPTTITTADGKTYKLVPALTQGSETGEVVPGVTEVTYVYEEVKGDVVVNYVNTAGEVIAPQVVDTKTTSTGTDYDTTDNKPAKITAEDGTVYYYKEVDATSATETGKVVEGTTAITYVYEQAGNVVVNYITEDGTVIKQPVNDETNAAPGTEYNTTDNKPTTITTEDGTTYELVPSATIGTENGEVESGKTTEVTYVYRKVETPAAKTGNVVVEYYNTAGEKIASDVVDTPETTTGTVYETFDFKPATITKDGVTYFYKEVKADSAAETGDVVEGTTTVKYVYEPAGSVTVNYVTTDGTVIKSPVKDEENAEPGKTYSTEDNKPTTITTEDGKTYKLVPNATTGEENGTITSGEDKQVTYVYEEVKGSVVVNYIDTEGNVIKAPVTDTPSSSTGTAYDTTDNKPTTITTEDGTTYELVPVLTKGSETGKVVEGETVVTYVYRKVVAPTPDVKTGSVVIRYVEAGNESNVLKDPVLDENAVVTGTKYDTTDEGDKPAEIVKDGVRYVLVPSKTTAVDPNGNPVTETGEVAEGTTVVTYKYQKVANWIPQIPGVPEGQEPKVPYPFDPTNPDKPIDPTRPYPGGEVPSIPHVPGFTPVDPKTNEPLKPVDPTDPGKGYVPPTPDETGVDTPIPYVQNGNVVVNYVDENGNVIKAPVQDETDAPAGKSYDTTDNKPAEIVTEDGSRYVLIPSKTVGSETGTVEGGKTTEITYVYKKVANWIPQIPGVPEGQEPKVPYPFDPTNPDKPIDPTRPYPGGEVPSIPHVPGYTPVDPKTNEPLKPVDPTDPSKGYVPPTPDESGIDTPIPYVQNGNVVVNYVTEDGTVIKAPVKDETDAPAGKSYDTTDNKPAEIVTEDGSRYVLIPSKTVGSETGTVEGGKTTEITYVYKKVANWIPQIPGVPAGEEPKVPYPFDPTNPDKPIDPTSPYPDGGVPSIPHVPGYVPVDPKTNEPLKPVDPTDPSKGYVPPTPDESGIDTPIPYVQNGNVVVNYVDENGNVIKAPVKDETDAPAGKSYDTTDNKPAEIVTEDGSRYVLIPSKTVGSETGTVEGGKTTEITYVYKKVANWIPQIPGVPAGEEPKVPYPFDPTTPDKPIDPTSPYPDGGVPSIPHVPGYVPVDPKTNEPLKPVDPTDPSKGYVPPTPDESGIDTPIPYVQNGNVVVNYVDENGNVIKAPVKDETDVPAGKSYDTTDNKPNTITTEDGTTYELVRVEGSETGTVVGGKTTEVTYVYRKVETPAKKVVTNHVDEDGNPIAPQEEGTTPNKSIPGYEYVRTVVDPDGNTTHIYRKVETPAKKVVTNHVDEDGNPIAPQEEGTTPNKSIPGYEYVRTVVDPDGNTTHIYRKVSNPVTPKPGTPTSPAPQAPATPKPQAPVAPRTAKAGAAQLPNTGEASSSATVLGAGMLIAALALAGKRRRNED, encoded by the coding sequence ATGCAGAGAGCAAAGAAAAAATCATTTGATTGGTACGGAATGAAACAACATTTCTCAATCCGTAAATATCATTTCGGTGCAGCCAGCGTATTGCTTGGTATGTCACTAGCCATGGGTGCTGGTGCGCAAGCCGCTAAAGCAGAAACAACAGCTGCAACATCCGAACCAACGACAGCAACTACAACGTCGGCTTCATCAACAGAAGCAAGTGTAGCAGTAACACCGTCATCGACTACTGAAACAACAGCGACAGTAGCTTCAACGACTACTGAAACATCAGCGACAGAAGTTGCACCAGTGACAACAACGGAAGTAGTTGCGACAGTTGAGCGCTCCGCAACCATCAACTACATCGTGAACTATGTGCTAGAAGATGGCACCCTTGTAAACGCAGTAGTGAAATCAGCTACAGTTACTACAACAGACACAACTGCTAAAACAACAGTTGAAGTAGTAGCAGAATTGCCAGAAGGCTATGAGTTAGCCACAGGTCAAGCATCTACAGTATCGCAAGAAGTGACTGAAGCTGGCGAAAACCTTGTAACAGTTAAGCTTGTGAAGAAAGCAGCTACAACTAAAGCAACAACCACGCCTACTTCACCTACAGCTACAGCAACGAAAACAGCAACTGAAACAGCAACACCAGTTGCAACAACACCAGTAACTGTTGCAGAAGCAAAAGTAGTACTTGAGCAAAATATCTCTGAGGCTGAAGTTTTGTCAAACGAAGCAAGTCGTTTGTACACAGCTTCTCCAGAAGGCAATGAGTCTTTAAAAACAGCTGCAGATGCAACGAAATTGGCTGCGACAGAAGCTGTTACTGTCTTGAAAGACTCAGTAGCAACTCTTGAAAATGTTAATGAACAAATCAATGCAGTTCGTACAAATGTGGAAGCCTTGGCTTTGGAATTGCGTAAATTCTTGGGAACTGAAGATATCCAAGTCTTGCTTGCAGCGACTTCTACTAACTTACAAAACGTTGGTGATGGAGATGGTATCCTTATCGAAACAGGTACAACTGCAACTCCAGATATGTCCGATCCAAATGGTGCAAGTGTAACATCAAAAGTTAGTGGATCCCTTAAAGCTACTGAAGTTGCAGATTATTTGACAATTCAATATACACCTGTTGCATACTTTGATGCTGTTGCACCTGTCTATACACCTTTCAAAGAAAACGGTGGGCAGTCAACAGGTGGTGCTTACTTCCGTACATCTGTTAACCCAACCGATCTTTACGGCAAGCTCTTGGTAGAGTTGGTTGCAAACGACGGAACAGTTGTTGAAACTAAAAAAGTTGAGCCAAACACAGCTGTAGAATTTGATTACTTCAAGACTACACATGGTGCAGGCTATCCATTTGTATACACCTATGACCCAGACTATGATTCGAAAGATATGTTCGGTGTTATCCGTATTCAATGGGCTTACAACACAATGAGTGCTGTTAGTCAAAAGTTGATCCGACCAACCACTAATACGACTGTCTACAAGACAGAGGATGGTCAACAACTAGCTACCTATACGGTGTTAACAACACCAGACTTGAATACTACTCCATCTGAAAAGAGAGAGTTTGCGGGTTATACTTACAAAGAAACGACAACAACAACATCTAACGTCGTTCTCGTTCCATCAGAGCCATACGTTGAAGTAACTCGTTTTGCTACAAGTGGTGTACAGTTCAAGACAATCGTTGAAGCTGTGGGTACAGATGGAACTATTAAGAAAACCTACTACATAGCAGATCCAAACTACACAGGTACACAGAGTTATACAGATACTAATCTAGATGGCTTCCTACCAATCTTGGTAACAGATGACATGCCAGTTGGTACAGTGAATACAAACTTGAAGCTTCTTCCTTCTCTACTAACATCTGGCTATGAAGTTTATCGCGTAGATGCTTCAACAGAGAAGATTTATAAAGACAAAGAAGGGGATAAGCAACCAACTCCAGTCCGTGGTACTTTGATTACAGATCCAGCAGAGCTTGATTTCAGTACCTTGACTTCAACAAGCCAGTGGTTCCATATCAAATTTAACGAGAAACAAGATGGTACCCTCGCCTTTATTCGTGTTCGTCCAGCGGCCCTAGGTAACGCTTCACGTATGACTTTTGAATATGATACTCGTGATACTGCAGGTGCGACGACGGATACTTCTAATTGGGAAGAAGGACAAGATTTTGGTGTACGTCCAAGGTCTTGGAATGGGATGCACCATACGATCAGTTTGAATAACAATGCCCAAACTGTTACTGAAACAACGCACATTTACACACCTGTACCACAGGAAGCCATCATCCGTTACCAAGTTGAAGGTGCGACAGACTTCTTGGAAGATTCAGGTACTTTGACAGGTAACCCAGGAACAGATATCACTTACTCAACTGAAGATACCATTAACAAGTATAAGAAATTGGGTTATGAGCTTGTATCTGACAACTTCACTACTGATGCTGGTCAAGATTACGACTATGATTCAGATAAATTGCAAGAATTCCTTGTTGTCATCAAGCCACGTGTTGTTGATGTTCCTAAGACTGTTGTACCAGGTGAGCCTGTAGATCCAACAGATCCAAACTCACCAGTATGGCCTGCAACATTAGAAAACTTGGAAGCAACTCAAGAAGTAACCCGTACTGTTGAATACAAGTATGAAGATGGCTCTCCAGTTCTCGTAGATACTGCAGGTAATGTCTTGCCAAAAGGCTCTACTGAAGGAACTCCGTTTGTTAAAACTGAAACAGTAACCTTCACTCGTCCAGCTCAAGTGAACCTTGTAACAGGTGATATTATTTACGGTGAGTGGGGAGCTGATACGACAGATACTCTTAAAGGTAATGTCCTTCCACAAGTTCCAGGTTATACAGCAAGCCGTACTACTCTTGAGGGTGCAGATGCGCCAATGACAGAGACAATCAATGCTAAGACTGTTACAGCGACTGATGCGGACATCAATGAAGTTGTTTACTTTGCTGAAAATCCTAAGTATGGTGATGTTGTTGTTAACTATGTAAATACGGATGGCAAAGTTATCGCAACCCCAGTTGTAGATACAAACGATGCCCTTGTAGGTACAGACTACTCAACAGCTGATCAAGTTCCAGAGAAAATCATTGAAGATGCAACTGGCGATGTATATTACTACAAAGAAATTCAAGCTGGTTCAAACGAAACTGGTACAGTAGTAGAAGGTACGACAGAAGTAACCTATGTTTACGAAAAAGCTGGTGACGTTGTTATCAAGTATGTGGACGTTAACGGTCTTGAATTGCAAGCTCCAGTTGCGGACACTACTGACGGCAAACCAGGTTCAGACTACAACACAGCTGAAGGTACTGAAAAACCAGCAACTATCACATCAGACGGTAAAGTATATGCTCTTGTTCCAGCAGGTGACTACCCAGTAGGTACAGTAGCAGCAGATAGCAACTTGGCTTCAGGCGCAACTCCAACAGGTACTGTTGAAGCAGGTGTAGCTAAAGAAGTAACTTACGTTTACCAAGAAGTGAAATCTGACGTTGTAGTTGAGTACTACGATACAGAAGGCAACCCAATTTCAGGTACTGAAACAGGTAACGCAACATCTGTAGTGGATACAGAAGACGCTTCAGTTGGTACAGCCTATAATACAGACGATAAGAAACCAGCAACCATCACAGCAGCGGACGGTACAGTTTACTACTACAAAGAAGTGAAAGACACTTCTGCACCAACAACTGGTAAAGTAGCAGAAACAACAACAACTGTTCAGTACGTTTACGAAAAAGCAGGCTCTGTCAATGTTAACTATGTAGATGTAAATGGTACTGAAATCAAGGCAGATGTATTGGATGTTGAAAACGGACAACCAGGTTCTAACTACGATACACTTGCGGACAACCGTCCAGATACAATTGTTGCAAAAGATGGTAAGACCTACAAACTTGTTCCAGCAGGTGATTACCCAGTTGGTACAGTAGCAGCAGACAGCAACTTGGCTTCAGGTGATGCTCCAACTGGTGCAGTTGAAGCAGGGGTGACTAAAGAAGTTACTTACGTTTACAAAGAAGTAAAAGGTAACGTTATCGTTAACTACGTTGATGAAAATGGTAAACCGATCGCTGGTATCACTGATGCAGGTACAGAAACTGCAAGCACAGTTGAAGACACACCAGAAAGCTCAACAGGTACTGAGTACAATACGACTGACCTTCGTCCAAACACTATCACAACTGCAGACGGTAAGATCTACAAACTTGTTCCATCTGCTATCCCAGCAAACGAAACTGGTAAGGTTGTAGAAGGTACGACAGAAGTAACCTATGTGTACGAATTGGTAAAAGGTGATGTTGTTGTTCACTATGTAGATACAGAAGGCAACACAATCGCTAAAGATGTGACAGATACTAAAGTGTCTGACACAGGTACAGCTTACGATACAACTGATAACAAACCAGCTAAGATTACAGCAGAAGATGGCACAGTTTACTACATCTTGCCACAAGATGAAGTACAAGCAGGTTCAGCTCCTGAAACTGGTAAGGTTGTAGAAGGTACAACAGAAGTCACTTATGTTTACCAAAAAGCTGGTAACGTTGTTGTTAACTACACATTGGCAGATGGTACAGTTATCAAAGCTCCAGTAAACGATGAAACGAACCAAGAGCCAGGTTACGACTACAACACAACAGATAACAAGCCAGAAACCATCACAACAGCAGATGGCAAAGTCTACAAACTTGTTCCAGCAGCAACAATCGGTAACGAAACTGGTGATGTTGAAGCAGGTAAGACTATCGAAGTAACGTACATCTACGAAGAAGTTAAGTCTGACGTTGTTGTAGAATACTACAACACAGCTGGTGAAGTGATTGCAGCAACTGTTGTGGATGAAGATGATAAGTCTGTTGGTACAGTCTACAACACAGATGAAGACAACCGTCCAGAAACTATCACAACAGCTGATGGCACAGTTTACTACTACAAAGAAGTGAAAGATACTTCTGCACCAACAACTGGTAAAGTAGCAGAAACAACTACAACTGTTCAATACGTTTATGAACAAGCTGGTAACGTTGTTGTTAACTACATCGCTGAAGATGGTACTGTAATCAAGCAACCTGTAAACGATGAAACAAACGCTAAGCCAGGTACTGAGTACAGCACAACTGATAACAAACCAACAACTATCACAACAGAAGACGGTAAGACTTACGAGTTGATCCCAACTGCAACAATCGGTACTGAAGAAGGTACGGTTGAATCTGGTAAGACAACAGAAGTGACTTATGTCTACAAAGAAGTGAAAGGTTCAGTCGTTGTTAACTATGTAACAACTGATGGCACAGTTCTTCAAGCGCCTGTGACAGACACACCAGAAACATCTACAGGTACAGACTACGACACAACAGACAACAAACCAACTACTATCACAACAGCAGATGGTAAGACATACAAACTTGTTCCAGCCCTTACTCAAGGTTCTGAAACAGGCGAAGTTGTTCCAGGTGTAACGGAAGTAACATACGTTTACGAAGAAGTTAAGGGTGATGTTGTTGTTAACTATGTAAACACTGCAGGTGAAGTAATCGCTCCTCAAGTAGTGGATACGAAGACAACTTCAACAGGTACAGACTACGACACAACTGATAACAAGCCAGCTAAGATCACAGCAGAAGATGGCACAGTTTACTACTACAAAGAAGTAGACGCAACTTCAGCTACTGAAACTGGTAAGGTTGTAGAAGGTACAACAGCTATCACTTACGTTTACGAGCAAGCAGGTAACGTTGTTGTTAACTACATCACTGAAGATGGTACAGTTATCAAGCAACCTGTGAATGATGAAACAAATGCGGCTCCAGGTACTGAGTACAACACAACAGATAACAAGCCAACTACTATCACTACTGAAGATGGCACAACTTACGAATTGGTTCCAAGTGCAACTATCGGTACTGAAAATGGTGAAGTTGAATCAGGTAAGACTACTGAAGTAACTTATGTTTACCGTAAGGTTGAAACACCAGCAGCTAAGACAGGTAACGTTGTTGTTGAGTACTACAACACTGCAGGTGAGAAGATTGCTTCTGATGTTGTAGATACACCAGAAACAACAACTGGAACTGTCTATGAAACATTTGATTTCAAACCAGCAACAATCACAAAAGATGGTGTGACTTACTTCTACAAAGAAGTGAAAGCTGACTCAGCAGCTGAAACTGGTGACGTTGTTGAAGGTACGACAACAGTTAAGTATGTTTACGAGCCAGCAGGTTCTGTAACAGTTAACTATGTAACAACTGACGGTACAGTAATCAAATCTCCAGTTAAGGATGAAGAGAATGCTGAACCAGGTAAGACATATTCAACTGAAGACAACAAACCAACTACTATCACAACAGAAGACGGTAAGACATACAAGCTTGTTCCAAACGCAACTACAGGCGAAGAAAACGGAACAATCACTTCTGGTGAAGATAAGCAAGTCACTTACGTTTACGAAGAAGTGAAAGGTTCAGTTGTTGTTAACTACATCGATACCGAAGGTAACGTTATCAAAGCACCTGTAACAGATACTCCATCTAGCTCAACAGGTACAGCTTACGATACAACTGATAACAAGCCAACTACTATCACTACAGAAGATGGTACTACTTACGAGCTTGTTCCAGTTCTTACAAAAGGTTCAGAAACAGGTAAGGTTGTAGAAGGTGAAACGGTTGTAACTTATGTTTACCGTAAGGTTGTTGCTCCAACTCCAGACGTGAAGACAGGTTCAGTTGTTATCCGTTATGTTGAAGCAGGTAACGAATCAAACGTTCTGAAAGACCCAGTTCTTGATGAGAACGCTGTTGTAACAGGTACTAAGTACGATACGACTGACGAAGGCGACAAGCCAGCTGAAATCGTGAAAGACGGCGTTCGTTATGTATTGGTTCCATCTAAGACAACTGCTGTAGATCCAAATGGTAACCCAGTTACTGAAACAGGTGAAGTTGCTGAAGGTACAACTGTAGTAACCTACAAGTACCAGAAAGTCGCTAACTGGATCCCACAAATTCCAGGTGTACCAGAAGGACAAGAACCAAAAGTTCCATATCCATTCGACCCAACTAACCCAGATAAGCCAATTGATCCAACAAGACCTTACCCAGGTGGTGAAGTTCCATCAATTCCACATGTTCCAGGCTTTACACCAGTAGATCCTAAGACCAACGAACCATTGAAACCAGTTGATCCAACAGATCCAGGCAAGGGTTATGTGCCACCAACACCAGACGAAACTGGCGTTGACACACCAATCCCTTACGTTCAAAATGGTAACGTTGTGGTGAACTATGTGGATGAAAACGGCAATGTGATTAAGGCCCCTGTTCAAGACGAAACAGACGCTCCAGCAGGCAAGTCTTATGACACAACAGATAACAAGCCAGCTGAGATTGTTACAGAAGATGGTTCACGTTATGTCTTGATTCCATCTAAGACAGTTGGTTCTGAAACAGGTACAGTTGAAGGTGGTAAGACAACTGAGATCACTTATGTATATAAGAAAGTTGCTAACTGGATCCCACAAATTCCAGGTGTACCAGAAGGACAAGAACCAAAAGTTCCATATCCATTCGACCCAACTAACCCAGATAAGCCAATTGATCCAACAAGACCTTACCCAGGTGGTGAAGTTCCATCAATTCCACATGTTCCAGGCTACACACCGGTAGATCCTAAGACCAACGAACCATTGAAACCAGTTGATCCAACAGATCCAAGCAAGGGTTATGTGCCACCAACTCCAGACGAGTCAGGTATCGACACACCAATCCCTTACGTTCAAAATGGTAACGTTGTGGTGAACTATGTGACTGAAGATGGTACAGTCATTAAGGCACCTGTTAAAGACGAAACAGACGCTCCAGCAGGTAAGTCTTATGACACAACAGATAACAAGCCAGCTGAGATTGTTACAGAAGATGGTTCACGTTATGTCTTGATCCCATCTAAGACAGTTGGTTCTGAAACAGGTACAGTTGAAGGTGGTAAGACAACTGAAATCACTTATGTGTATAAGAAAGTCGCTAACTGGATTCCACAAATTCCAGGTGTACCAGCAGGAGAAGAACCAAAAGTTCCATATCCATTCGACCCAACTAACCCAGACAAGCCAATTGATCCAACCTCACCTTATCCAGATGGTGGAGTTCCATCAATCCCACACGTTCCAGGTTATGTGCCAGTAGATCCTAAGACAAACGAGCCATTGAAACCAGTTGATCCAACAGATCCAAGCAAGGGTTATGTGCCACCAACTCCAGACGAGTCAGGTATCGACACACCAATCCCTTACGTTCAAAATGGTAACGTTGTGGTGAACTATGTGGATGAAAACGGCAATGTGATTAAGGCCCCTGTTAAAGACGAAACAGACGCTCCAGCAGGCAAGTCTTATGACACAACAGATAACAAGCCAGCTGAGATTGTTACAGAAGATGGTTCACGTTATGTCTTGATCCCATCTAAGACAGTGGGTTCTGAAACAGGTACAGTTGAAGGCGGTAAGACAACTGAGATCACTTATGTGTATAAGAAAGTCGCTAACTGGATCCCACAAATTCCAGGTGTGCCAGCAGGAGAAGAACCAAAAGTTCCATATCCATTCGACCCAACTACTCCAGATAAGCCAATTGATCCAACCTCACCTTACCCAGACGGTGGCGTTCCATCTATTCCACACGTTCCAGGTTATGTGCCAGTAGATCCTAAGACAAACGAACCATTGAAACCAGTTGATCCAACAGATCCAAGCAAGGGTTATGTGCCACCAACTCCAGACGAGTCAGGTATCGACACACCAATCCCTTACGTTCAAAATGGTAACGTTGTGGTAAACTATGTGGATGAAAACGGTAATGTGATTAAGGCCCCTGTTAAAGACGAAACAGACGTTCCGGCAGGCAAGTCTTATGACACAACTGATAATAAGCCAAACACTATCACTACAGAAGATGGTACAACTTATGAGCTTGTTCGTGTAGAAGGTTCAGAAACTGGTACTGTTGTAGGTGGTAAGACAACTGAAGTAACTTATGTTTACCGTAAAGTTGAAACACCTGCTAAGAAGGTTGTAACAAACCACGTTGACGAAGATGGTAACCCAATTGCACCGCAAGAAGAAGGTACAACGCCTAACAAGTCAATCCCAGGTTACGAGTATGTTCGTACAGTTGTAGATCCAGATGGAAATACAACTCACATCTACCGCAAAGTAGAAACACCTGCTAAGAAGGTTGTAACAAACCACGTTGACGAAGATGGTAACCCAATTGCACCGCAAGAAGAGGGAACAACACCTAACAAGTCAATCCCAGGTTACGAGTATGTTCGTACAGTTGTAGATCCAGATGGAAACACAACTCACATCTACCGCAAGGTAAGCAACCCTGTTACACCAAAACCAGGAACTCCTACAAGTCCAGCACCTCAAGCGCCTGCGACACCAAAACCACAGGC